A region of Dictyostelium discoideum AX4 chromosome 1 chromosome, whole genome shotgun sequence DNA encodes the following proteins:
- the ddcA gene encoding Orn/DAP/Arg decarboxylase 2 domain-containing protein: MEPIINEKKELNFLEKDIIEAVNKYPTPFHIYNGDKIKENGELLMNSFKKYFPNYRNYFAVKATPNPSILKLLKEIGMGVDCSSLAELILSEKVGFKNEEIMFTSNNTKSEEYKKAYELGSIINLDDYTQIEYLYESLGGVMPELISFRYNPGPLKKGNDIIGNPKDAKFGLTSDDLEKAYNKAKELGVKRFGLHCMVASNELDLDYFEETARLLFSTISKLTKSCGITFEMVNLGGGIGIPYRPNQIAVDYLKLTEKISNAYKELIVEEEGLPKLNVVTECGRVITGPYGVLVTKAIHSKSTYKEYIGVDACMVNLMRPGMYGAYHHITVLNPTDPNSTETYDVVGSLCENNDKFCIDRSLPKIHRGDTLVIHDTGAHGHSMGFNYNGKLRSAEYLLLNNSINCIRRAETFDDLFSTLNF; the protein is encoded by the exons atggaaccaataataaatgaaaaaaaagaattaaattttttagaaaaagatattattgaAGCAGTAAATAAATATCCAACACCATTTCATATTTATAAtggtgataaaattaaagagaatggtgaattattaatgaatagttttaaaaaatatttcccAAATTATAGAAATTATTTTGCAGTAAAAGCAACACCAAAtccatcaattttaaaactattaaaagaaattggtATGGGTGTTGATTGTTCTTCATTAgctgaattaatattatctgaaaaag ttggatttaaaaatgaagaaattatgtttacatcaaataatacaaaatcagaagaatataaaaaagcATATGAATTAGgatcaattataaatttagatGATTATACACAAATTGAATATCTTTATGAAAGTTTAGGAGGAGTAATGCCAGAATTGATTAGTTTTAGATATAATCCTGGACcattaaaaaaaggtaatgATATTATTGGTAATCCAAAGGATGCAAAATTTGGATTAACAAGTGATGATTTAGAGAAAGCCTATAATAAAGCCAAAGAATTGGGTGTTAAAAGATTTGGACTTCATTGTATGGTAGCATCAAATGAATTGGATTTAGATTATTTTGAAGAGACTGCacgtttattattttcaaccaTTTCAAAACTAACAAAATCATGTGGAATTACATTTGAAATGGTTAATTTAGGTGGTGGTATTGGTATACCCTATCGTCCTAATCAAATTGCagttgattatttaaaattaactgaaaaaatttcaaatgccTATAAGGAATTAATTGTAGAGGAAGAAGgattaccaaaattaaatgttgtAACTGAATGTGGTAGAGTTATAACTGGACCCTATGGTGTATTGGTTACAAAAGCAATTCATTCAAAATCAACCTATAAAGAATACATTGGTGTTGATGCATGTATGGTTAATTTAATGCGTCCTGGTATGTATGGTGCTTATCATCATATCACAGTTTTAAATCCAACTGATCCAAATTCAACTGAAACCTATGATGTTGTTGGTTCACTttgtgaaaataatgataaattttgTATCGATCGTTCATTACCAAAAATTCATCGTGGAGATACTTTAGTAATTCATGATACTGGTGCTCATGGTCATAGTATGGGTTTCAATTATAATGGTAAATTAAGATCTGCTGAATATCtcttattaaataattcaattaattgtatTCGTAGAGCTGAAActtttgatgatttattttcaactttaaatttttaa
- a CDS encoding hypothetical protein (OSJNBa0008A08.6 protein), whose protein sequence is MDPIIQTIQLFQHTLHHDANVIKAAEAQLQQIKVTDGYSRILLKILASNEVDISIRQGVSIFLKNMIITKWRGAEDESPITQEDAEFIKENLIDLLVHSHHLVQNQIEAMIEIIANRDFPEKWTSLLPKSIQYINTQDVKLILAGLTSIQLGIKRFRYVTMGDKKKELLYTIVNEIFPLLLQILEFLSQHQTIESALMQKKVIKIFGYAIHFEIPDLLIQPEVFNKWLSQFVRIIQRPITPQENVKHADDCRKNQWWLLKRTTAKLLNLLFRKSATSVRSTDHSSVKALNKLFMPVYSVEVMKVFYEQLSTLEQLYKGVHYERYQQKLIEYFSFAIKYGVTYVAMKPWLSTLIQQVLFPIICFNDRDAELWECDPNEFLRSQFESSMTFATARIEVLNFIIDVVGKRGRANLDMIMGFCIQSLNKYNAATNASEKNPREKDGVLVIISVLSAYLKNISFYKSNLEQMLLLHVFPELSSPHGFLKARACSLFSEFYNIEFTDPVYFSNALKLILGLMSDNDLPVRVKAGTSICNLVRANQGVDELRPILPQLLDKIFSLLSEAESEDLVIAIESIIQRFKHEIAPYAVNLCKNLSEQFLRLLELEESDESGESGFASQECLGVYCTLLRALKDIPDVFNSLEQQIVPILQKLFTSDHMMYLDEALRILTFVTYYPKSISPLVWSLFPQIMNLFDECACDFASSYVNPLDNYISYGTEYFLSNQQYIEMVFNMYKKMVGDINQQPVDAGDCCKIMESLIQRAKGRIDYMIVPVLELACGRLLNTDKNNQKSKEFTVYLLEIIANCIYYNPLISTQYLESKNLVEPIFGLWFNRIKHFQRFYDKKISVLAFSSLLTLNPSPNFVKFGTSLILEKMLQFTKDMLSIEKELDKQEAEREQKIKDGTLKPEEEEFIDENDEEDYFDNHKFEFEFTEIPDNQDCQHDDEGEVFLDDIEKATEYFENGGDLGEDEGDNFDDQNDDDDQDSEEDLFEDEDTPDFETPIDEVDGFEFMINSIQNFFQINPTCIQQISEKQQEKIKKYVASAPARKEKLRLEKEKEEKLKQQQQKK, encoded by the exons atggatccAATTATTCAAACCATTCAATTATTCCAACATACTCTTCATCATGACGCTAATGTCATTAAAGCTGCTGAAGCTCAACTTCAACAA attaaagtAACTGATGGATATTcaagaattttattaaaaattttagcATCAAATGAAGTTGATATTTCAATTAGACAAGgtgtttcaatttttttaaagaatatgaTCATTACAAAATGGAGAGGTGCTGAAGATGAATCACCAATCACTCAAGAGGATGCAGAATTCATTAAAGAGAATCTCATTGATCTTTTAGTTCATTCACATCATTTagttcaaaatcaaattgaaGCAATGATTGAAATTATTGCAAATCGTGATTTCCCTGAAAAATGGActtcattattaccaaaatcaattcaatataTTAATACTCAAGatgttaaattaattttagctGGTTTAACTTCAATTCAATTAggtattaaaagatttag atatgtAACAATGggtgataaaaaaaaagaattattatacacaattgtaaatgaaattttcccattattattacaaattttagaatttttatcACAACATCAAACAATTGAATCAGCATTAATgcaaaaaaaagttataaaaatttttggaTATGCAATTCATTTTGAAATTccagatttattaattcaaccagaagtttttaataaatggtTAAGTCAATTTGTACGTATTATTCAAAGACCAATTACACCACAAGAGAATGTTAAACATGCAGATGATTGTAGAAAGAATCAATGGTGGTTATTAAAGAGAACTACAGCCAAacttttgaatttattatttagaaaatCAGCAACTAGTGTTAGATCAACCGATCATTCATCAGTTAAAGCattgaataaattatttatgcCAGTTTATTCAGTTGAAGTTATGAAAGTATTCTATGAACAATTATCAACATTGGAACAATTATATAAAGGAGTTCACTATGAACGTTATCAAcaaaaattgattgaatatttttcattCGCTATTAAATATGGTGTAACTTATGTTGCAATGAAACCATGGTTATCAACTTTAATTCAACAAGTTTTATTCCCAATCATTTGTTTCAATGATAGAGATGCTGAACTTTGGGAATGTGATCCAAATGAATTCCTTCGTTCTCAATTTGAATCTTCAATGACTTTTGCAACTGCTCGTATTGAAGtattaaatttcattatcgATGTAGTTGGTAAACGTGGTAGAGCCAATCTTGATATGATTATGGGATTTTGtattcaatcattaaataaatacaatgCTGCCACCAATGCCTCTGAAAAGAATCCACGTGAAAAAGATGGTGTATTAGTTATTATTAGTGTATTATCTGcttatttaaagaatatttcATTCTATAAATCAAATCTTGAACAAATGTTATTACTTCATGTTTTCCCAGAACTTAGTTCACCACATGGTTTCTTGAAAGCTCGTGCATGTTCATTATTTAgtgaattttataatattgaattcACAGATCCagtttatttttcaaatgcattgaaattgattttaggTTTAATGTCTGATAATGATTTACCAGTTCGTGTTAAAGCTGGTACATCCATTTGTAATTTAGTACGTGCAAATCAAGGTGTTGACGAACTTCGTCCAATTCTTCCACAATTATTAGATAAAATTTTCAGTTTACTTAGTGAAGCCGAATCTGAAGATCTCGTAATTGCTATTGAATCGATTATTCAACGTTTTAAACATGAAATTGCACCATATGCCGTTAACCTTTGTAAGAATTTATCTGAACAATTTTTACGTCTACTTGAATTGGAAGAATCTGATGAAAGTGGTGAAAGTGGTTTCGCAAGTCAAGAATGTTTAGGTGTTTATTGTACACTTTTAAGAGCACTTAAAGATATTCCAGATGTTTTCAATTCATTAGAACAACAAATCGTACCAATTCTTCAAAAACTTTTCACCTCTGATCATATGATGTATTTGGATGAAGCACTTCGTATTCTTACTTTTGTTACCTATTATCCAAAATCTATTTCACCATTGGTTTGGTCATTATTCCCTCAAATTATGAATCTTTTCGATGAATGTGCTTGTGATTTCGCTTCCTCCTACGTTAATCCATTGGATAACTATATCTCTTATGGTACTGAATATTTCCTTTCCAATCAACAATACATTGAAATGGTATTCAATATGTATAAAAAGATGGTTGGTGATATTAATCAACAACCAGTTGATGCTGGTGATTGTTGTAAAATCATGGAATCTTTAATTCAACGTGCTAAAGGTCGTATTGATTATATGATTGTACCAGTTTTAGAATTGGCTTGTGGTCGTTTACTCAATAccgataaaaataatcaaaaatcaaaagaatttaCAGTTTATCTCTTGGAAATCATTGCCAATTGTATCTATTATAATCCATTGATCTCAACTCAATATTTAGAATCAAAGAATTTAGTTGAACCAATCTTTGGTTTATGGTTTAATAGAATTAAACATTTCCAAAGATTCTATGATAAAAAGATCTCAGTTTTAGCATTCTCATCATTACTTACCCTTAATCCAAGTCCAAATTTCGTTAAATTTGGTACATCTTTAATCTTGGAGAAAATGTTACAATTCACCAAAGATATGTTATCCATTGAAAAGGAATTAGATAAACAAGAGGCTGAACGtgaacaaaaaattaaagatggtACACTTAAACCAGAGGAAGAAGAATtcattgatgaaaatgatgaagaagattattttgataatcataaatttgaatttgaattcaCTGAAATTCCAGATAATCAAGATTGTCAACATGATGATGAAGGTGAAGTATTCTTggatgatattgaaaaagcAACTGAATACTTTGAAAATGGTGGTGATTTAGGTGAAGATGAAGGTGATAACTTTGATGATCAAAACGACGATGATGATCAAGATTCTGAAGAAGATCTctttgaagatgaagatacTCCAGACTTTGAAACCCCAATTGATGAAGTTGATGGTTTCGAATTTATGattaattcaattcaaaatttcTTCCAAATTAATCCAACTTGTATTCAACAAATCTCtgaaaaacaacaagaaaaaattaaaaaatatgttGCTTCAGCTCCAgcaagaaaagaaaaattaagattagaaaaagaaaaagaagaaaaattaaaacaacaacaacaaaaaaaataa
- the fslN gene encoding frizzled and smoothened-like protein, translating to MKMKMKILLIFLKFFFLKKLFVNSLDIGSKCEILNPISMCSNYLGYKNIYLPYGYTQEIIEANVTATLTNPMGFSAIPDLICKENIIKLFCISTYRECNSNINGISFPLPSNPCQKNCFKVLETCVPFLSFFQGFSCQQNDTDGKDLYPITENYYNLTSYGGSSNQSIQCSNPNQGSTNTTVSCVYPLVYVSTDDIKNGEKFHEVMPNCVLPCPLYVYTDKQYDAKFYTEVVFYCVSATIAVYLILTFGLIQNKITHRSWIIIYLGFTVLALCASYATQQYGNGDFRCSSQPGRYRSSQDGNCMLTGFFFQMGGLGTIFMLSLYSFDFFLTINMKTNKYFLQTSIGVWALIFFFALLPIKHYESTIDSAGCWIGEYNNRFWLYFCFYIPAYIVTFLMVIFITSSIYKVFKMTVLFKSINDRRILFLNLRSVTFLLVILFCISFTSMYPLYVSYNGEVFYDAIEKWVYCLLEKGNDQCPRIQFSRFGLRYMNAFCMSIIGILLLFGLGIDPHIATIYRESERFNYLLHLVGIKWGNTPVPSKKSSTSSNSSGSSGEKTRETRKTRGQSISLKKIDQSNSNSNSNEIESSSIDKQPSSILNNHNNNDDKQSQA from the exons atgaaaatgaaaatgaaaattcttttaatttttttaaaatttttttttttaaaaaaattatttgtaaatagtTTAGATATTGGATCAAAATGtgaaatattaaatccaatttcaatgtgttcaaattatttaggttataaaaatatttatttaccaTATGGATATACTCAAGAAATTATTGAAGCAAATGTTACAGCAACTTTAACAAATCCAATGGGATTTAGTGCAATTCCAGATTTAATTTGTAAAGagaatataattaaattattttgtattTCAACCTATAGAGAatgtaatagtaatataaatGGTATTTCATTCCCTTTACCATCGAATCCATGTCAAAAGAATTgttttaaagttttagaaACATGTGTACCTTTTCTTTCATTTTTCCAAGGTTTTTCATGTCAACAAAATGATACCGATGGTAAGGATCTTTACCCAATTACAgagaattattataatttaacaaGTTATGGTGGTTCttcaaatcaatcaattcaatGTTCAAATCCAAATCAAGGATCAACCAATACCACAGTTTCATGTGTTTATCCATTGGTTTATGTTTCAACAGATGATATAAAAAATGGTGAAAAGTTTCATGAAGTAATGCCAAATTGTGTTTTACCTTGTCCATTATATGTTTATACAGACAAACAATATGATGCAAAATTTTATACTGAAGTTGTATTTTATTGTGTATCTGCAACAATTGcagtttatttaattcttacatttggtttaattcaaaataaaattacacaTCGTAGTTggattatcatttatttggGATTTACAGTTTTAGCATTATGTGCAAGTTATGCAACTCAACAATATGGTAATGGTGATTTTAGATGTTCATCACAACCTGGTAGATATCGTAGTAGTCAAGATGGTAATTGTATGTTaactggttttttttttcaaatggGTGGTTTAGGTACTATATTTATGTTATCACTTTattcatttgatttctttttaactATTAATATGA aaacaaataaatactTTTTACAAACATCAATTGGAGTTTGggcattaatttttttctttgcttTATTACCAATAAAACATTATGAATCTACTATTGATAGTGCAGGTTGTTGGATTGgtgaatataataatagGTTTTGGttatatttttgtttttata taCCAGCATATATTGTAACATTTTTAatggttatttttattacatcATCAATATATAAAGTATTTAAAATGactgttttatttaaatcaataaatgatagaagaattttatttttaaat ttAAGATCAGttacatttttattagtaattttattttgtatttcATTTACATCAATGTATCCATTATATGTATCGTATAATGGTGAAGTATTTTATGATGCAATTGAAAAATGGGTATATTGTTTATTAGAAAAAGGAAATGATCAATGTCCAAGAATTCAATTTTCAAGATTTGGTCTTAGATATATGAATGCTTTTTGTATGTCAATTATTGGTATACTTCTTTTATTTGGGTTAGGTATTGATCCTCATATTGCAACTATTTATAGAGAGTCTGAAAGATTCAACTATTTATTACATTTAGTTGGTATCAAATGGGGAAATACTCCAGTACCAAGTAAAAAATCAAGTActtcatcaaattcatcagGATCAAGTGGAGAAAAAACAAGGGAAACTAGAAAAACAAGAGGTCAATCAATctctttaaaaaagattgatCAATCAAACTCAAATTCAAACTCAAATGAAATTGAGTCATCTTCAATAGATAAACAACCatcttcaatattaaataatcataataataatgatgataaacaATCTCAAgcttaa
- the sigJ gene encoding hypothetical protein: MGRVEDQIKDNYNSLSHEGERLNREAKIESEKLKNNAKLDAKDMKKDIDESVHSSWETVKEGAKTVQDYISSGIESVKHTITTEPAQKDMENLKHNVNHNLEEAEKEGSSVLNNISNFFKGSAEEAKSEAERIGYEAYKDGDQFVGDVHKNFKRTANETQKDANRLTSDVKNESNKIYKDIKDESNKLYNDVKGESSKIYNGAKKEGSKLATDLKKDTQYVADETKKMAADLKNKAADTYQDLSHDASKKATQLKKKASETLDESADAIEHQFDIMKKDFRHLNQRNGMIWGSIGLIGGATATSYLFPSASPMAKFTFIAGLASLGGYYGLHQPHNKIVDNAFHKANNKKEELKKKI; the protein is encoded by the coding sequence atgggaagAGTAGAAGatcaaattaaagataattataattcaCTTTCACATGAAGGTGAAAGATTAAATAGAGAGGCAAAGATTGAAtctgaaaaattaaaaaataatgctAAATTGGATGCAAAAGATATgaaaaaagatattgatgAATCTGTTCATTCATCATGGGAAACTGTTAAAGAAGGTGCCAAAACCGTTCAAGATTACATTAGTAGTGGTATTGAAAGTGTAAAACATACAATTACAACTGAACCAGCCCAAAAAGATATGGAAAACTTAAAACATAATGTTAACCATAATTTAGAGGAAGCAGAGAAAGAAGGTTCATCCGTTTTAAATAACATttccaatttctttaaagGTTCAGCAGAAGAAGCCAAATCTGAAGCTGAACGTATTGGTTATGAAGCTTACAAGGATGGTGACCAATTTGTTGGTGATGTAcataaaaactttaaaagaACTGCCAATGAAACCCAAAAGGATGCCAATAGACTCACCTCTGATGTTAAGaatgaatcaaataaaatctataaaGATATTAAGGATGAATCAAATAAACTCTACAATGATGTCAAGGGTGAATCAAGTAAAATCTATAATGGTGCTAAAAAAGAAGGTTCCAAATTGGCTACCGATCTCAAGAAGGATACTCAATACGTTGCAGATGAAACCAAAAAGATGGCAGCTGATCTCAAGAATAAAGCCGCTGATACCTATCAAGACCTTTCTCATGATGCCTCAAAGAAAGCCACTCAACTCAAAAAGAAAGCTAGTGAAACCCTTGATGAATCTGCCGATGCTATTGAACATCAATTCGATATAATGAAGAAAGATTTCAGACATCTCAATCAACGTAATGGTATGATTTGGGGAAGTATTGGTTTAATTGGTGGTGCAACTGCAACATCTTACCTTTTCCCATCTGCATCTCCAATGGCTAAATTCACTTTTATTGCTGGTCTTGCAAGTTTAGGTGGTTACTATGGTCTCCATCAACCACACAATAAGATTGTTGATAATGCTTTCCACAAAGCAAACAATAAAAaggaagaattaaaaaagaaaatataa
- the amdhd1 gene encoding amidohydrolase domain containing protein 1 has product MGFDFKLKISNASQLVVISKGKPFLIGKEMSNIEIIENGTMIIDENGIIFDIGTFKEMEEKYKDKSFEKVLDCTGKSVLPGFVDGHTHPVFSGDRVHEFAMKLAGATYLDVHKAGGGIQFTISHTKNSTEDELYQLLIPRLNRMLKNGTTLIEAKSGYGLETETEMKMLKVLDRASKQFQGVEIVSTYLGGHAIPKGMNASEATDDIINKQIPELKRLKDAGEISPANIDVFLEKGFFEYEDTKRILQAGKDIGLECNFHGDELSYMKSGELAGELGCRAISHLEKVSEDGMKAMAATPTFAVLLPTTAYILRLECPPARRMIELGVPVALGSDFNPNAHCLSMPFVMNLACVLMKMNMNESLVAATLNAAASINKSSTHGSLEVGKFADFVILSADKWEHIIYEMVDPPISHVFKKGNLVFSNNN; this is encoded by the exons atgggattcgattttaaattaaaaatttcaaatgcaTCACAATTAGTTGTGATTTCAAAAGGtaaaccatttttaattggtaaagAAATGAGTAAT attgaaattattgaaaatggtaCAATGATtattgatgaaaatggtattatttttgatattgGTACATTTAAAGAAATGGAAGAGaaatataaagataaaaGTTTTGAAAAAGTTTTAGATTGTACAGGAAAATCTGTATTACCAGGATTTGTTGATGGACATACACATCCAGTATTTAGTGGTGATCGTGTTCATGAATTTGCAATGAAATTAGCAGGAGCAACCTATTTAGATGTTCATAAAGCAGGTGGTGGTATTCAATTCACTATTTCACATACTAAAAATAGTACAGAGGATGAACTTTATCAACTTTTAATACCAAGATTGAATAGAATGTTAAAGAATGGTACAACATTGATTGAAGCAAAGAGTGGGTATGGATTAGAGACTGAAACCGAGATGAAAATGTTGAAAGTGTTAGATAGAGCATCTAAACAATTTCAAGGTGTTGAAATCGTGTCCACCTATTTAGGCGGCCATGCAATCCCAAAGGGTATGAATGCATCCGAGGCCACCGACGACATCATCAATAAACAGATACCAGAATTGAAGAGATTAAAAGACGCTGGGGAAATATCGCCAGCTAATATCGATGTCTTCCTTGAGAAAGGTTTCTTTGAGTATGAAGACACTAAACGTATCCTTCAAGCTGGTAAAGATATTGGATTGGAGTGCAATTTCCATGGCGATGAATTATCCTATATGAAATCTGGTGAATTGGCAGGTGAGTTGGGTTGCAGGGCAATTAGTCATCTTGAGAAGGTTAGTGAAGATGGTATGAAGGCAATGGCTGCCACTCCAACCTTTGCTGTACTTTTACCAACCACAGCTTACATCTTAAGATTGGAATGTCCACCCGCTAGAAGAATGATTGAATTAGGTGTACCAGTCGCATTGGGAAGTGATTTCAATCCAAATGCTCATTGTTTATCAATGCCTTTTGTTATGAATTTAGCGTGTGTACTCATGAAAATGAATATGAACGAATCTTTAGTTGCTGCCACCTTAAATGCTGCTGCCTCAATCAATAAATCTTCAACTCATGGTTCACTAGAAGTTGGTAAATTTGCTGATTTTGTTATATTATCTGCTGATAAATGGGAACATATCATTTATGAAATGGTTGATCCACCAATTTCCcatgtatttaaaaaaggtaatttagttttttctaataataattaa